One window from the genome of Fervidobacterium thailandense encodes:
- a CDS encoding flagellar hook-basal body protein produces the protein MYRGVYTAAMGMLVDLTKIDTISNNLANVETNGYKTDTPAFRTYLEREILRLKPEPENRRLEVKRIGRLEQAIVLDEVRTVFDQGTIEFTGVPTHFAISGEGFFAVRRGGEILYTRNGEFLVDQNRRLVTSQGHAVLDVNGNEIIFPENAYVDGNGDIRDANGNFIARIAVYNLENPRKIGDTFFTGTQVQAGEFRILQGYIEKSNVNAVREMVRLIDAHRHYEATSKAIVVHDELLNKIINNVGALR, from the coding sequence ATGTACAGAGGCGTTTACACGGCAGCTATGGGAATGCTCGTTGATTTGACAAAAATCGACACAATTTCAAACAACTTAGCTAACGTCGAAACCAACGGTTACAAAACGGATACACCAGCTTTCAGAACTTACTTAGAGCGTGAGATTCTCCGACTTAAACCGGAACCGGAAAATAGACGGCTCGAAGTAAAACGTATTGGAAGACTCGAGCAAGCCATCGTCTTGGATGAAGTAAGGACGGTTTTTGACCAGGGAACGATCGAATTCACTGGTGTACCGACGCATTTTGCTATCTCCGGTGAAGGATTTTTCGCTGTAAGACGAGGTGGCGAGATTCTTTACACCAGGAACGGCGAGTTTCTCGTTGACCAAAATAGGAGACTTGTCACATCGCAAGGTCACGCCGTGTTGGATGTGAACGGCAACGAAATAATCTTTCCAGAAAATGCCTATGTGGATGGAAACGGTGATATTCGCGACGCAAACGGAAACTTTATTGCGCGCATCGCGGTGTACAACCTCGAAAATCCAAGAAAGATAGGCGATACATTTTTCACAGGTACACAAGTCCAAGCCGGTGAGTTTAGGATTCTTCAAGGATACATAGAAAAATCGAATGTGAATGCTGTTCGTGAAATGGTTAGGTTGATAGATGCTCACAGGCATTACGAAGCGACTTCTAAAGCCATAGTTGTTCATGACGAACTTCTGAATAAAATCATCAACAATGTTGGTGCTCTTAGATAG
- a CDS encoding EscU/YscU/HrcU family type III secretion system export apparatus switch protein: MFEPERLERDDCTQKIAVALKYEIGKDYVPFVVAKGKCELAKKIVETAINSGVPVVKSPELAHELFRLQLLEPIPSKLYLAVAEVLAFIQLSATKAKE; this comes from the coding sequence ATGTTTGAGCCGGAACGTCTGGAACGTGATGATTGCACCCAAAAGATTGCCGTCGCGTTGAAATACGAAATTGGAAAGGATTACGTTCCTTTTGTTGTTGCAAAAGGGAAGTGCGAGCTGGCTAAGAAGATCGTCGAGACGGCTATCAACAGCGGAGTTCCCGTGGTTAAATCTCCCGAACTTGCTCACGAGCTTTTTCGATTACAACTTCTTGAACCCATACCATCGAAACTGTACCTTGCGGTAGCGGAGGTTTTGGCTTTCATCCAGCTGAGCGCTACAAAAGCAAAGGAGTAG
- a CDS encoding DNA mismatch repair protein MutT, which yields MFLNENVLVVKTEDVLKLIDEQEGVIEVPEGEFFKLLRNAFFIPRVDAEYDETFRQIIPYIVLMEGDEYIFFKRTANQTEKRLHNLITLGVGGHLNDQDGTDPIECFMNGLKRELQEEVVVELLSLEYRGLINETENPVSRVHLGVLYIAQVRYHGLAEPENFVEFRSKSLSQYMEEMEGWAKIVATYLERTQK from the coding sequence ATGTTTTTGAACGAAAACGTACTCGTGGTCAAGACTGAGGATGTTTTGAAACTCATCGATGAACAAGAAGGGGTAATAGAAGTACCTGAAGGTGAGTTTTTCAAACTCCTAAGGAACGCGTTTTTCATCCCCAGAGTTGACGCGGAGTACGATGAGACGTTTAGACAAATCATCCCGTATATCGTACTCATGGAAGGAGACGAGTACATATTCTTTAAGCGAACGGCCAATCAAACGGAGAAGCGGCTACATAACTTGATAACCCTCGGAGTTGGAGGGCATCTGAACGATCAAGATGGGACCGACCCCATCGAGTGCTTTATGAACGGCTTGAAGAGAGAGCTTCAAGAGGAAGTAGTAGTGGAGTTGTTGAGTTTGGAGTACAGAGGATTAATAAACGAAACTGAGAACCCAGTCAGCCGGGTTCACCTGGGGGTATTGTACATCGCACAGGTGCGTTACCACGGGCTGGCCGAACCTGAGAATTTCGTGGAGTTCAGGTCAAAATCACTCAGTCAGTACATGGAGGAGATGGAGGGATGGGCAAAAATCGTAGCTACCTACTTAGAACGTACGCAAAAATAA
- a CDS encoding cysteine hydrolase, with protein MFYLERQKHPLRRDLLVDGKAVLLLIDVQSYFFNPNSPAYLRGVERVLLNIVRLLEVVKRANIPIIATIHSGGSDNMRRWWNNTVDEPWTTLAVDNKLVDYLVTKNTYDAFFSTNLDDLLKSLKSQVVLISGVMTHLCCETTARSAFVRGYDVVMIEDCLWDKDEWYHYASLRNLAHGFAVISNLGEIERLIQEVSSF; from the coding sequence TTGTTTTATCTCGAACGTCAGAAGCACCCACTGAGACGTGACTTGTTAGTTGATGGAAAGGCGGTACTTTTATTGATCGATGTCCAAAGTTATTTCTTCAACCCCAATTCACCAGCTTATCTTAGAGGGGTAGAACGTGTTCTTTTAAACATCGTCCGGTTGCTTGAGGTCGTCAAGCGAGCGAACATCCCCATAATAGCAACGATTCACTCGGGTGGTAGTGATAACATGCGCCGCTGGTGGAACAACACCGTTGATGAACCTTGGACGACGCTTGCGGTGGATAACAAGTTAGTGGATTATCTTGTGACGAAGAACACATACGACGCTTTTTTCAGCACGAACTTGGATGACTTGCTCAAATCCCTCAAAAGCCAGGTTGTTCTAATTTCCGGTGTGATGACTCACCTTTGTTGCGAGACAACCGCGAGAAGTGCTTTCGTACGTGGGTACGATGTTGTAATGATAGAAGACTGCTTGTGGGACAAAGACGAGTGGTACCACTACGCATCCCTCCGAAACCTGGCCCACGGATTCGCGGTTATTTCAAATTTGGGGGAGATCGAAAGATTGATACAAGAGGTCTCGAGTTTTTGA
- a CDS encoding DMT family transporter, which produces MLKYVPVTLVTIIWGVSFIATKIVVSTFPPYPAAFYRFVIALLVLLPLTKNKSALKSLNAFWAGFWGVTMYFVFENMALIYTNPTNAAIIVSSAPILYVIFTHLIHKQKTTLNQYLGSLLAFTGVALVILNGRLMKLNPIGDILAFGSAMAWVLYTHYILKMPKHDGIDEVFAITFWGVVTLIPFSIFQDPKFQSMLNLAPQVLIGLLYLGVFCSALGYLLWNKSIALIGDRRTTNAIYFIPVVTVLSEKLLLGTPLSFYTVTGTALLIAGLFIFEKDNVKTQR; this is translated from the coding sequence ATGCTGAAGTACGTCCCCGTGACACTTGTGACAATCATCTGGGGAGTCTCCTTCATCGCGACGAAGATTGTTGTTTCAACCTTTCCTCCTTATCCAGCGGCGTTTTACAGATTCGTCATAGCACTGTTGGTACTTCTGCCACTCACAAAGAACAAATCAGCTTTGAAGAGTTTGAACGCCTTTTGGGCTGGTTTCTGGGGTGTGACAATGTACTTTGTTTTCGAAAATATGGCCCTTATCTACACAAACCCGACGAACGCAGCCATCATTGTCTCGAGTGCACCGATACTCTATGTCATCTTTACACATCTCATCCACAAACAGAAGACCACGCTGAATCAGTATCTTGGCTCCTTATTGGCTTTTACCGGCGTAGCACTTGTCATCCTCAACGGTAGGTTGATGAAATTGAATCCCATTGGTGACATCCTTGCATTTGGTTCAGCCATGGCATGGGTACTTTACACACACTACATACTGAAAATGCCAAAACATGATGGTATAGATGAGGTATTCGCTATAACTTTCTGGGGGGTTGTTACTCTCATACCGTTTTCGATCTTTCAAGACCCAAAGTTTCAGTCTATGCTGAACCTCGCACCACAAGTGCTGATCGGACTTTTGTATTTAGGAGTCTTCTGCTCCGCGCTTGGGTATCTACTCTGGAATAAGTCCATTGCCCTCATAGGTGACAGACGAACGACAAATGCGATATACTTTATCCCCGTGGTAACAGTTCTATCCGAAAAATTGCTTCTTGGCACGCCGCTTTCGTTCTACACCGTAACGGGTACTGCGTTGCTCATTGCCGGGTTGTTCATCTTTGAGAAAGACAATGTAAAAACGCAAAGATAG
- a CDS encoding DEAD/DEAH box helicase yields MEGGFRAKMVGLLADLPKDRNVILIVPTEKEANLEGFFYIPDYDVLPTENIRPSWHVRSRRIFALYQALKGQLRGVATLRALLHYVMRPEQLSKTIVELKPGDVLENPEELFIRYGYERVFNVREGGTFSIRGEIIDFVGPDGVPTRVELYDNIVEEIRRFDLATQRSVERLERALILPAREFVLHDTTAEIEPVDEQFTGKYVDGTILDYNVEFFIVDRKSVIDHFSSFERELRLSIPSDELRNVYRKYAIFEPEKILNVAKNYEGTLVSRTVKREEPSSFEEVVAPVLSEDELQPGDIVVHKKYGIAKFLEIRKVETNGAIREFMVLQFADAVLYVPIERVDLVDKYIGDDAGVKLDNLKRNTWSKRVQRVKKNLETIVRELVMLQHIRSSIKGVILEGDPELEQSFAQTFPYVETPDQLQAINDVLEDLASEKPMDRLLVGDAGYGKTEVAIRAIFRTVVSGKQAVLVAPTTVLAKQHFETLNERFKDFGIRVALLSRYSTKKEREEIIKGVKSGTIDVLVGTHSVFNDVRFFDLGLVVIDEEQKFGVEQKEHFKKLRANVNVLSMSATPIPRTLHMAISSLKDLSEIKTPPFGRKEVQVHIGPFDERIVRLAIMREVNRGGQVIYVHNRVNTLYDVFERLKEIVPDVTIAVIHGQQPKSEFKKAIEAFFHGKVDVLLCTTIIENGVDVPNANTIIVDDAHRYGLAQLYQLRGRVGRSDKIAFAYFFHPKHVSDKVLERLYAIKAYVGPGSGMKIALRDMEIRGIGAIFGVEQHGFINDVGLNYYLEMLNDAITEYTGQVVSRVDTEIEGIVGSIVIPEFYVYNPFERMRFYRRIASATTFEEIDNIEEELEDRFGRLPESVRNLLNMARLRVYLWNLGVSKAKISDVGLVVQFKAGHFEKLSETYLFNERENAYMFFLDVESLINSLSKAKARVD; encoded by the coding sequence GTGGAAGGTGGATTCAGAGCGAAGATGGTTGGGCTACTCGCTGATTTACCCAAGGATAGAAACGTTATCCTTATAGTCCCAACGGAGAAGGAAGCAAACCTGGAAGGTTTCTTTTACATACCTGACTACGATGTTTTACCAACGGAGAACATCCGTCCGTCCTGGCATGTACGCTCGCGACGTATCTTTGCACTTTACCAAGCCTTAAAAGGTCAACTCCGGGGTGTTGCTACACTCCGAGCGTTGTTGCATTACGTGATGCGACCAGAACAACTCAGCAAGACGATCGTGGAGCTGAAGCCTGGTGATGTGTTGGAAAATCCCGAGGAGCTTTTCATTCGTTACGGCTATGAAAGGGTGTTCAACGTTCGGGAAGGTGGCACGTTCTCGATACGCGGTGAAATAATCGATTTTGTGGGACCGGACGGTGTGCCGACGAGGGTAGAACTTTACGATAACATCGTTGAAGAGATAAGAAGGTTCGATCTTGCAACGCAAAGAAGTGTGGAGCGGTTGGAACGTGCCCTCATCCTTCCAGCCCGAGAGTTTGTTCTTCATGACACAACAGCTGAGATCGAACCTGTTGATGAACAATTCACCGGAAAATATGTTGATGGAACAATATTGGACTACAACGTAGAGTTTTTCATCGTCGATAGAAAATCAGTTATTGATCATTTTTCCTCGTTTGAGAGAGAGTTGCGCTTGTCAATTCCCTCGGATGAACTGAGGAATGTCTACAGAAAATACGCAATATTCGAACCGGAAAAAATCCTCAACGTTGCAAAAAATTACGAAGGTACGCTCGTTTCCAGGACGGTGAAAAGAGAGGAACCTTCTTCTTTCGAGGAAGTTGTTGCGCCGGTTCTGAGCGAGGATGAGCTACAGCCAGGGGATATAGTTGTCCACAAGAAGTACGGAATTGCGAAATTTCTCGAGATTCGGAAGGTTGAGACGAACGGTGCTATCAGGGAATTCATGGTCCTTCAATTTGCAGATGCTGTTCTTTACGTTCCAATCGAACGCGTGGATTTGGTCGATAAGTACATAGGTGACGATGCTGGAGTAAAGCTTGATAATCTTAAACGGAACACTTGGTCAAAGCGAGTTCAACGGGTTAAGAAGAACCTGGAAACCATCGTTCGCGAGTTGGTGATGTTACAACACATTCGAAGTTCGATAAAAGGCGTTATTCTCGAAGGTGATCCGGAACTTGAGCAAAGTTTTGCACAGACCTTCCCGTATGTTGAGACACCGGATCAGCTACAAGCTATAAATGATGTGCTCGAAGATCTGGCGAGCGAAAAGCCGATGGACCGATTGCTGGTTGGTGATGCTGGGTACGGGAAGACGGAGGTTGCAATCAGGGCAATATTCAGAACGGTCGTTTCGGGAAAGCAAGCTGTACTCGTGGCACCAACAACGGTACTTGCCAAGCAGCATTTCGAAACGTTGAACGAACGTTTCAAGGACTTCGGAATACGCGTTGCTCTATTAAGTAGATATTCAACTAAGAAAGAACGCGAAGAGATTATCAAGGGTGTCAAATCGGGCACGATCGATGTGCTTGTAGGAACCCATAGCGTGTTTAACGACGTTAGATTCTTTGATCTCGGTTTGGTCGTTATCGACGAGGAACAGAAATTCGGTGTGGAACAAAAAGAACACTTCAAGAAGCTCCGGGCGAACGTAAATGTACTGAGCATGAGTGCCACACCGATACCGAGAACCTTACACATGGCCATCTCGAGTTTGAAGGACCTGTCGGAAATAAAGACCCCACCGTTCGGAAGGAAAGAGGTCCAGGTGCACATTGGGCCGTTTGATGAGCGGATAGTAAGACTCGCAATAATGCGCGAAGTTAATAGAGGCGGGCAGGTAATATACGTTCACAACAGGGTTAACACACTCTACGATGTGTTCGAACGTCTAAAAGAAATTGTCCCGGACGTGACCATCGCGGTGATACACGGTCAACAACCGAAAAGTGAGTTCAAAAAGGCTATTGAAGCATTCTTCCACGGAAAAGTCGATGTTCTGTTATGTACAACGATAATTGAGAACGGTGTGGACGTACCCAACGCAAACACGATCATCGTCGACGATGCACACCGATACGGCTTGGCACAGTTGTACCAACTCCGTGGCCGTGTGGGGCGAAGTGATAAAATTGCGTTCGCGTATTTCTTCCATCCAAAGCATGTGAGTGATAAGGTTCTGGAAAGACTTTACGCAATTAAGGCGTACGTTGGACCGGGCAGTGGGATGAAAATCGCACTGAGGGATATGGAAATTCGAGGTATTGGTGCAATTTTCGGAGTTGAGCAACACGGGTTTATCAACGATGTTGGGCTAAACTATTATCTTGAGATGCTGAACGATGCGATAACGGAGTACACGGGCCAGGTCGTTAGTAGGGTTGATACGGAGATCGAAGGTATTGTGGGAAGCATCGTAATCCCGGAGTTTTATGTGTACAACCCGTTCGAGCGCATGCGTTTCTACAGAAGGATCGCATCGGCGACAACTTTTGAAGAAATCGATAACATCGAGGAAGAGCTCGAGGATAGGTTTGGCCGATTACCTGAAAGTGTGCGTAACTTACTCAACATGGCACGGTTGCGTGTCTACTTGTGGAACCTTGGAGTTTCGAAGGCTAAGATCAGCGACGTTGGACTTGTGGTTCAGTTCAAGGCCGGTCATTTTGAAAAGCTGAGTGAAACCTACCTATTCAACGAGCGAGAGAACGCGTACATGTTCTTTCTCGATGTTGAATCGCTGATAAATTCTCTAAGTAAAGCGAAAGCGAGGGTCGATTGA
- the ispE gene encoding 4-(cytidine 5'-diphospho)-2-C-methyl-D-erythritol kinase — protein MGKNRSYLLRTYAKINLCLDVLFKRPDGFHEIDSLFQNVSLHDDLEVRFVHGQGRIFVESNVKIDGNILLKVWDLIKPSELDCYVRLEKKIPMGAGLGGGSSNAGGFLALLATHGLISWEKATQIAPLVGSDVPFFLCGGTAIVGGRGEQLSHVDPLLGYKLDVIKPDYSISTKEAYAKLRPELFGKAPLKASQLYEAFKSRDWQAIKLGVYNVFEYIVPEELRQEIEAFRKEYPAALTGSGSAYFVLRDGGNYEFVHKAWEVES, from the coding sequence ATGGGCAAAAATCGTAGCTACCTACTTAGAACGTACGCAAAAATAAATCTGTGCCTCGACGTACTTTTCAAAAGACCGGACGGGTTTCATGAGATCGATTCTCTTTTTCAGAACGTTTCGCTCCACGACGACTTGGAAGTGCGCTTTGTGCACGGACAGGGACGGATATTTGTTGAATCGAATGTGAAAATAGATGGGAACATACTCTTAAAGGTATGGGACCTGATTAAGCCAAGCGAACTGGACTGTTATGTGAGGTTGGAAAAGAAGATACCGATGGGAGCTGGGCTTGGCGGTGGAAGTAGCAACGCGGGAGGATTCCTTGCATTACTTGCAACCCACGGTCTAATATCCTGGGAAAAAGCAACACAAATAGCCCCATTGGTAGGTAGCGACGTACCGTTCTTTCTTTGCGGTGGCACCGCAATTGTCGGTGGAAGGGGTGAGCAGCTCTCCCATGTGGACCCACTACTTGGGTACAAACTTGATGTTATCAAACCGGACTATTCGATTTCGACGAAGGAGGCTTATGCAAAGCTTCGTCCAGAACTGTTCGGTAAAGCTCCGTTGAAGGCTTCTCAGCTCTACGAGGCTTTTAAATCCCGAGATTGGCAGGCTATCAAGCTCGGAGTTTACAACGTATTCGAATACATCGTTCCCGAAGAGTTGAGGCAGGAAATCGAGGCTTTTCGAAAAGAGTACCCCGCAGCGTTGACTGGTTCGGGAAGTGCCTACTTCGTTCTGAGGGATGGTGGGAACTACGAATTTGTACATAAGGCCTGGGAGGTTGAAAGTTGA
- a CDS encoding rod shape-determining protein, producing MAKNDLGIDLGTANFVVYQQGKGIVLNEPSVVAIERRTGKILAIGNEAKEMFGKTPEDKIIAAKPMKDGVIADYTIISEVLKYFMKKLNRGLFFKCNMVIGIPTKTTSVEQRAVYDAALKAGAKRVHVVLEPIAAAIGIGLDVMKPVGNMIVDIGGGTSDIAVISLGGIVVGDSIKLAGNAFDEAIVKGVRRTFGLIIGDNTAEEIKIKVGKIHPEVEDLQLEIRGRDAITGLPRTEVITSTDVYRMIKPVFENIIARIKLVLEKTPPELSADIVEHGIVLTGGGALLRGIDRAIEEEIGVPCRIADEPLMCVAKGTGILLEDEKLLNHVAVAYEK from the coding sequence ATGGCAAAAAACGATCTTGGAATCGACCTGGGAACGGCGAACTTTGTCGTTTACCAGCAGGGCAAAGGCATCGTCCTGAACGAACCTTCGGTAGTGGCAATCGAACGGAGAACTGGAAAAATATTGGCCATCGGTAACGAAGCCAAGGAAATGTTCGGGAAAACCCCGGAGGACAAAATAATCGCAGCTAAGCCTATGAAAGACGGAGTTATAGCGGATTACACAATTATCTCGGAAGTCCTCAAGTACTTTATGAAAAAACTCAACCGCGGGCTTTTCTTCAAATGCAACATGGTCATCGGAATTCCCACTAAAACAACGAGTGTGGAACAACGTGCTGTCTACGATGCCGCGTTGAAAGCTGGTGCGAAAAGGGTACACGTTGTGCTCGAACCTATAGCTGCCGCCATCGGTATCGGATTGGACGTTATGAAACCTGTTGGCAACATGATTGTCGATATTGGTGGTGGAACGTCCGACATCGCGGTCATCAGTCTGGGTGGTATCGTCGTTGGAGATTCCATTAAGCTCGCAGGTAACGCTTTTGACGAGGCGATTGTAAAAGGCGTGCGCAGGACGTTTGGACTGATTATCGGGGACAACACAGCCGAGGAGATAAAAATCAAGGTAGGAAAAATACATCCGGAGGTAGAAGACTTACAATTGGAGATACGAGGTCGCGATGCGATAACAGGTTTGCCGAGAACCGAGGTCATTACCTCCACAGATGTTTACCGGATGATCAAACCCGTTTTCGAAAACATCATTGCCAGGATCAAGCTTGTCCTTGAAAAGACACCTCCTGAGCTGTCGGCCGATATAGTCGAACACGGAATCGTGTTGACGGGTGGAGGAGCGTTACTCAGAGGAATTGATAGAGCAATCGAAGAAGAAATAGGTGTGCCATGTCGAATAGCTGATGAGCCCTTAATGTGTGTTGCAAAAGGAACTGGAATTCTACTGGAAGACGAGAAGTTGCTCAACCACGTGGCCGTCGCGTATGAGAAATAG
- a CDS encoding nucleotidyltransferase: MRVLGVVVEYNPFHYGHLHHLREAIELVKPNYVIAVMSGNFCQRGEPAIVNKFARTEIALRMGIDVVFELPTVYAVQDAGGFALGSVGVLHKTSVVTDIVFGSESGDLEFLQKVARLLTHQTPEFKRAFRVHLKMGYSYPNARKYALMDVLSSEVEKLSKSNDILGIEYIKSLIHYGSNIQPHVIRRVGADDNDETFRGKFSSASAIRKAIREGKFDESGEAMPAVTYEILKREFDAGRGPVFWRDLSFVIPIFRKMSRADFERIYSFNEGLDLRFYEAARATGDLQQFVELVKAKRFTYSRIRRAILHALFGFEKGMIEESNKYGPQYLRLLGFTNRGREILREIKKKATIPILSTPSLAEHVIQEALKKTEEGKRNFRINPELFRWQLQKDLLASDIYTFMYPDKAQAIAGMDFREPIQI, encoded by the coding sequence ATGCGCGTACTCGGTGTGGTGGTTGAATATAACCCGTTTCACTATGGTCACCTGCACCATTTAAGGGAAGCCATAGAACTGGTTAAACCGAATTACGTTATAGCGGTCATGAGTGGAAATTTCTGCCAGAGAGGAGAACCGGCGATAGTCAACAAATTCGCACGCACTGAGATCGCCCTTAGGATGGGAATCGATGTGGTGTTCGAGTTACCGACCGTTTACGCAGTTCAAGACGCCGGCGGGTTCGCGCTTGGTTCGGTTGGTGTGCTCCATAAAACAAGCGTCGTAACCGATATCGTTTTTGGTAGCGAGAGCGGCGATTTGGAATTTCTGCAGAAGGTAGCTCGGCTTTTGACTCACCAAACTCCGGAGTTTAAGCGAGCGTTTAGGGTTCATCTTAAGATGGGATATTCGTACCCGAACGCGCGGAAATACGCGCTCATGGATGTTTTAAGTTCGGAAGTTGAGAAGCTCTCGAAATCCAACGATATTCTCGGTATCGAATACATCAAGTCATTGATTCACTACGGGAGTAACATACAACCGCATGTAATAAGACGAGTAGGAGCTGATGACAACGACGAGACCTTTCGAGGGAAATTCTCATCGGCCAGCGCCATAAGAAAGGCAATTCGCGAGGGAAAATTCGACGAGAGCGGGGAGGCAATGCCAGCGGTAACCTACGAGATTCTGAAGCGCGAGTTTGATGCCGGCAGGGGACCGGTTTTCTGGAGGGACTTATCCTTCGTCATCCCCATATTCCGGAAGATGAGTAGAGCGGATTTTGAGAGAATCTACAGTTTCAATGAAGGACTTGATTTAAGGTTCTACGAGGCTGCCAGAGCTACCGGGGATTTACAGCAGTTCGTCGAGCTTGTTAAAGCCAAGAGGTTCACTTATTCAAGGATTCGCAGGGCCATATTGCACGCATTGTTCGGTTTTGAAAAGGGAATGATTGAGGAATCGAACAAGTACGGACCCCAGTACCTGAGATTACTGGGCTTTACAAATCGCGGTAGGGAGATACTGAGGGAAATTAAGAAAAAGGCCACAATTCCGATACTATCAACACCATCACTTGCTGAGCACGTTATTCAGGAAGCCTTAAAGAAAACCGAAGAGGGAAAGAGGAACTTCCGAATAAATCCGGAACTTTTCAGATGGCAACTTCAAAAGGATCTTTTAGCCAGCGACATTTATACGTTCATGTATCCTGACAAAGCACAGGCCATCGCTGGTATGGATTTCCGCGAACCAATTCAGATTTAG
- a CDS encoding TIGR00725 family protein: MRRITVAVVGYSGDVNEEPVKSLVHLCVELGRELGKRYTVFTGGRNGVMELVAKGVREVGGICVGILPWDGSDANEYNSVVVATGLDFQMRSFIMIKSVDFVISVGGEIGTAIEILAAYANMKPVILLRNTGGWTDRIVNVLIDGLYLDNRKLSPVLQAYTVEEVIRTIERLSGSR, from the coding sequence ATGCGAAGAATAACTGTTGCTGTGGTAGGTTATTCCGGAGACGTGAACGAGGAACCTGTTAAGTCCTTAGTACATTTGTGCGTTGAACTGGGAAGAGAACTTGGTAAAAGGTACACCGTCTTCACCGGTGGTCGAAACGGTGTTATGGAACTTGTTGCAAAAGGTGTTAGGGAAGTGGGAGGGATATGCGTAGGTATCCTTCCGTGGGATGGGAGTGATGCGAACGAATACAACTCTGTGGTTGTCGCCACCGGGCTTGATTTCCAGATGCGCTCGTTCATAATGATAAAGAGCGTGGATTTCGTCATTTCAGTAGGTGGTGAAATTGGAACAGCAATAGAGATTCTCGCCGCGTACGCGAACATGAAGCCAGTAATCCTGTTGAGAAACACCGGAGGTTGGACGGATCGAATCGTTAACGTACTTATCGATGGGCTGTATCTTGATAACAGAAAGTTGTCCCCCGTTTTACAGGCCTACACCGTCGAGGAGGTAATTAGAACTATCGAAAGACTATCAGGTTCGAGGTGA
- the flgG gene encoding flagellar basal-body rod protein FlgG, whose product MMNSLYTAATGMWAQQFKMDTVSNNIANVDTAGYKKVKAEFQDLVYSYSKNAGAATAQNSTTPTGIYVGHGVKLAATTRIFTQGTIENTGNALDLAITGDGFFQIQLQDGRIAYTRDGQFKLDNQGRVVTANGLLLVPQLTVPADSVALTVSPDGIVSVEMADGTVQELGRITLVRFVNPAGLKAIGDNLFVATPASGEPVEGTPGQDGFGTILQGSVEKSNVDVVKEMVDMITAMRAYEFNSRSIMTADQMLQTAANLRR is encoded by the coding sequence ATGATGAATAGCCTCTACACTGCAGCAACCGGTATGTGGGCTCAGCAATTCAAGATGGATACGGTGTCCAACAACATAGCGAACGTTGATACCGCTGGATACAAGAAAGTCAAGGCCGAATTCCAAGACCTTGTGTACAGCTATTCGAAAAATGCCGGCGCGGCAACGGCCCAGAATTCGACAACACCAACGGGAATATACGTGGGACATGGTGTAAAATTGGCTGCAACAACGAGGATCTTTACGCAAGGTACGATTGAAAACACGGGTAACGCTCTGGATTTGGCGATTACCGGAGATGGGTTTTTCCAGATTCAACTTCAGGATGGCCGAATTGCCTACACTCGTGATGGGCAATTCAAATTGGATAATCAGGGACGCGTTGTAACGGCAAACGGATTACTTTTAGTTCCTCAGCTCACGGTGCCCGCTGATTCTGTGGCACTTACTGTTTCCCCCGATGGAATTGTTTCCGTAGAGATGGCCGACGGAACTGTTCAAGAACTCGGACGTATCACACTCGTAAGATTTGTTAACCCGGCAGGTTTGAAGGCCATAGGTGATAATCTCTTTGTAGCAACACCCGCAAGTGGTGAACCAGTCGAGGGAACCCCTGGTCAGGATGGTTTCGGTACTATTCTCCAAGGCTCTGTCGAAAAATCCAACGTTGACGTAGTCAAAGAAATGGTCGACATGATAACAGCCATGAGGGCATACGAGTTCAATTCCAGGTCCATCATGACCGCCGATCAAATGCTCCAGACAGCCGCTAACTTGAGAAGATAG